Part of the Palaemon carinicauda isolate YSFRI2023 chromosome 8, ASM3689809v2, whole genome shotgun sequence genome is shown below.
cagtgaacaattaaaataagatattttaaaatatttatgaattatcCTCTActtgtttgaaaaataaaaattttatctcAGTATTTTACTGTCTGGTATAACACCaaaatctgttgttattattattattatcatattattatcattaattactaagctacaaccctagttggaaaatcagaatgctatacgTAGCTCTGAGAATATAGATGGCAACTTGACCAAAACACAAGAAACTATAGTCAAtaatttttagcgaggcagatttgcaccgactcgcagcggtgcctttttagcttggaaaagtttcctggtcgctgattggttataattatcttgtccaaccaatcagcgatcaggaaacttttccgagctgaaagggcaccgctgcgagtcggtgcatatctgcctcgctgaaaaaaattgactatagaagggcactcattagagcgcagacctccgccgcagcagcatatctctagaccttttgctcgaccttgaccttgatctttgaccttacatgattaattgtcgtggattttcatgcactcgcTTATGTCTGAttgcgtgaactggacattttgcttgactgtaaccttaacctttgaccttgaccttccgaaatttaatcatttccggctttccacataacagttaatccctgcaagtttcattactcaacgattaaaattgtggccatgaaggtgttcacaaacaaaaacacacacacaaacagggggtaaaacataatcgcctcctaacttcgctggcggaggtaattccTACTTACTCATACTATCCTAATTAATCTATTGAAAATTGCAAGAATAAAGTATAAAGTAATGAATATCATAACCTCGTTATTCTATTGATCAATTTCTTAAAGGTCAAATAGTGATacaaagaaaagacccacctattcccATCTGTTTAAGGGCCCCATTATTGACAAAGGTCAAAGActgcactaaaattaaggccaatcatgcaaacatcctgaccacaatcaagagatttctgtacagccttggaaattttaagaagggcttcgcatactccaaggcctttgccAAAGTCGAATgcaaaactagggaatagatgattaactttagtattattattattattattattattattattattattattattattattattttaataaattaatgtgtAGCCCCTAAAACTGAGGATGAAAATgataaacaatgaaattgatattgtgatgtaggttggacagggcaccagccacctgttgatactaccacttgagagttacggggacctttgactggccagacagtactacattgaatccttctctctggttacggttcactttccttttgcctatccATACACAGAATActtcggcctattctttacaaattctcttctgtcctcatacacctaacaacactgagattaccaaacaattcctcttcactcaaggggttactgcactgtaattggtcagtggccacttttctcttgctaagggtagaagagactctttagctatggtaagcagctcttctgggagaaggacattccaaaatcaaaccattgttctctagtcttgggtagtgtcatagcctctgtacccaggTCTTCCATTGTCTTCCTGCTTTAGGGTGCAcgcgggcacaatattctatctaatttctctccctcttgttttgttaaagtttatatagtttatagaggcgatacttagaatattttatttttccttttttccgttcctcactgggctattttccctgttggagcccctgggcttatagcatcctacttttccaactagggttgtagcttagcaagtaataataataataataataataataatagtaataataatgataataataataataataataataaaacagcttaAGAATAATGAATTGAGGGAAATCATCATAGAATTGAAGATAGCAAATTCATAATTGAATCGGaaaggataaaataataaaatattgattctaataaaaaaaagtattttataccTCTAAAGAAATTGTACAGAAACTAATAAAAAATAcgaatatttatgaaataaagaaaTCTCTCATATATTCAATTATCTTTAATATCTTTCATATATCTTTAATATGCAAGAATTCTTCAGTTTCCTAAGTTGTGAAGACGAAAATaagaatataatgaagaagaaaaacaagaacgaAAAGGAAAATGGAGATGAAGGAATATGTCTAAAGTATGCaagaatgaaaataagataaagaaaaagaaaaataagaagaaaaagaaaaattagaaggaATATGTGTATAGGAGGCAAGAATTATTCAATTTCTTAAATGAcgaaaacgaaaatgaaaataaagggaagaagaaaaataagaaataaaaggaaaaagagaagATGGAATAAGAGTATTCCTTcaaagatggaaatgaaagtaaGAATAGCCTAAaataaagaagaattaaaaattatgataaaaaggaaaaacaatatgAAGGAAtgaaatgaagatgaagaagaaggaaaataagaagaaggagaagaatgaatATATCAATAGGATGAAAAAACTCTCTAATTAAAGATGAAGAGGAAAGTAAGAACAccttataaagaagaagaagaacaaatatgataaagattaaaaaaagaatatggaggaatggaatgaagaagaagaagaaggaaaataagaagaagGAGATGAATGAATATATCAATAGGATGAAAGAACTCTTTCATTTCTTAAAAAATGAAGAGGAAAGTAAGAATAGCCTAAAATAAAGagttaaaaattatgataaaaaggaaaaagaatatgaaggaatgaaatgaaaaagaagatgatgaagaaggaaAATGAGAAAAGGAGAAAAAGGACTAGAAAGAAGGGTCACGCTTTATCCAGCTACGATGGTATTCGTTCGTATACCTCAAGAGAAATTTATTCtgttttgatatttatattaaaaaaacatatataccttaccacttaaccacgaagaaagtggctaagtgggtaaggtcaatgtcatacaagtatcccagaccaggattcgaaacctgggcggtcagatactatagtctttgagtgatttcgcctggggctctgatcccgaggtctttaggagaatccagacattaatgtataaaaaatatatggcttatttatatatatatatatatatatatatatatatatatatatatatatatatatatatatatatatatatatatatatatatatatatatatatatatatatatagagctttaATACAATACCATCTCTGTAACGGGACATTATTTTAGCTTTCTTAAAAGAGACCGAGGCTGGTCTAATCTCTAAAGAGTTCAACAGGAAAGTCGTAAAACAGAGATCTTCCAATTTACTCAaaccttacctttttttttatgttaggtgtggtggaatgaatctctctctctctctctctctctctctctctctctctctctctctctctctctctctctctctctctctctctcattatttgttTGATGCATATTCAGCGCTAGAGAATTTAAGTTCTTTGATATATAAAgacgaaaatttaagataatttctctctctctctctctctctctctctctctctctctctctctctctctctctctctctctctctctctctttctatatatatatatatatatatatatatatatatatatatatatatatatatatatatatatatatatatatatattatatttgtatatacatatatttatatatatttatatatatatgtgtgtgtgtatgtaggactaaatacatacacatatataatatatatatatatatatatatatatatatatatatatatatatatatatatatatatatatatatatatatatatatatatatatatgtatatatgagtatgtatttagtcctacatacacacacatatatatatataaatatatataaatatatgtatatacaaatatatatatatatatatatatatatatatatatatatatatatatatatatatatatatatatatatatatatatatatagaaagagagagagagagagagagagagagagagagagagagagagagagagagagagagagattcattccaccacacctaacataaaaaaaaaggtagggTTTGAGAAAATGGGAAGATCTCTGTATTACGACTTTCCTGTTGAACTCTCTAGAGATTAGACCAGCCTCGGTCTCTTTTAAGAAAGCTAAATTAATGTCCCGTTACAGAGATGGTATTTTATTaaagctcttatatatatatatatacatatatatatatatatatatatatatatatatatatatatatatatatatatatatatgagtatgtatttaatcctacatacacacacacacacacacacatatatatatatatatatatatatatatgtgtgtgtgtgtgtgtgtgtgtgtgtgtaaacatatgtgtatgtataatatatatatatatatatatatatatatatatctatatatatatgcatatatatatgtatgtataatacatatatatatatatatatatatatatatatatatatatatatatatatatatatatgtatgtatatatatacatatatatatatatatatatatatatatatacatatatatatatatatatatatatatatatatatatatatatatatatatatatatatatatatatatatgtgtgtgtgtatatatacggctCGTAAAGTGGAACCTAGGAATCTTCATATCTGTCTTCAACCAAAACGTCTTCTGAGAAATCCGCCATTTCGGTTTTCTTCTTTAAGATTCGTTACTATTCATCAAAATTTCGAAAAGATTTGCAAAATGTTGAAAACTATCTGATTCTTCGCCTTTCTTTTAATCATCTTTATGGAAATTttgcttttcttttcatttatttcctattgattttttaaaattttcattaacggcagagagagagagagagagagagagagagagagagagagagagagagagagagagagagagaccttcggaGCCGAGTGCGAAACTGTGACGATCCCCTGAAGACCCAGCGCTCATTCGGAATTCCTGAAAACTTAGAACTCTTTCCGAAATACTGAAGACTCATGTGTTTATTTTCCCTCTTTTCAGTTTtttctcttcagtttttttttcagttttcattgacgagagagagagagagagagagagagagagagagagagagagagagagagagagagagagagagagagagagagagagagagagacgccttcaGAGCCAAGGGCAAAGCTGTGAAGATCCGGTGAAGACCCAAAGCTCATTCGGAATTCCTGCAGACTTAGAACTCTTTCcgaaatttatttattcatttatctattttcgtTCTTTCCATTTATCTTTCATCGATTTTTCTCAGTTTTCattgacgggagagagagagagagagagagagagagagagagagagagagagagagagagagagagagagagagagagaggtctttccgAAATCCTGAAAACACCTCCGGAGCCGAGACCATAAATCGATTTTTTCAGATTAATGCTGGAATCGAAACTCTCAGAAATTATATGCTAAAAATGGCTAAATTTTTTAATGCGTTGTTTAATAATAAGAATGAAATGGATCTTCATAAAACAGTTGAGGAAATATTAAGTAATACCGCGATCGATATAATGAAAGCCATTCCTACAACAGAACCATCATGGTTGAAGAGGAATTGGCTTGGATTATTATGCGGTGGCGCTGTGAATTGTCTTATAGGAGGTTTATACCTGAGAAAGGCGAAGAAAAGAACAGAGGAAGGTTTAGACGAAAATAGAGAACTGGAATATGACTTACAAAATGCTCTGCAACGAGAACAAGACCTACTTATTATGTTGAACAAAAAGGATAATGAGATCTCTTCTCTAAAACAAGAACTTCAAgagataaacaaaagaaaagaagaggaagaggaagagagaagagtaAAAGAAGAGCTGATTAACATTGAGATCTCTTCTCTAAAACACGAACTTCAagagatagaaaaaagaaaagaagaggaagaggaagagagaagagtaACAGAAGAGCTGAAACATTCTATGCTGACAAGATTGGAGGAAATGAAAAGGAAGGCCGAAAAAATAAAAACGATTCAAGAAAAGAGCAAGAGAGACAAAGAACAACTAAATAATGAGATCTCTTCTCTGAAGGAAATCATCAGGGAGCAAAATCTTAGACTGGAAGAAGATAAACTGAAGATGGAAGagtttaaaaaacaagaaaaaaaagctgCCGATCGGGAGAGGAACTTACAGGACACTATTCACCAGCTGAGAGCCAATGTGCTGAGGATGACTAACGTTCTTCACGGATTAAAAAAGAAACATCTTGAGGACTTTAGCCGAACGCAAGAACTATTGGCTGAGGTCGAAAATGTGGCATTTGACCAGAATGCAAAAATTGAAAGCTTGCAAGACTTAGAAAAGGAAGATGAAACACAAAAGATGGAGAgccacaaggaggaggaggaggaggaaaaagaagagaaggaggaagacgaGCAGAAGGAGAATGACGAGGAACAAGAATCTGCCACTGATAACGACCAAGATGAACGGGAAGATGAGCCTGAGGAGAACGaagtgaaggaggaggagaaggataagaTAGAAGATGATTTAACCAACGCAGAAATGAAAAATGGACCAGATCAAATTCTACCAGCTAGTGTTTTGAAGACTCACATTCGCACGGAACCTGTACAAATTCGCGTTGAGGAGGACGACCCATTCAAACCACTCTCAGTCCCCACCTTCTTCAAAGATGCAGTTGAGAAGTATAAAGACAGTCCTGCTATGTGCTATAAGGAAGGGGGGCAGTGGAAGGAAATCACTTATGGCGAATATTACAGGCAGGTGAATCTCGCTGCTAAGGCCTACATAAAATTAGGTCTAAAGAGATTCCGAGCAGTTTGCATATTTGGCTTCAATTCTCCCGAATGGTACGTGGCACACCTGGCTGCCATTCACGCAGGAGGCATTGCAACTGGCCTTTATATCACAAACGGCGTTGAAGCCTGTACGGAAATAGCAAAAGACGCAGATGCCCAAATATTTGTCGTGGAAAGCAGCAAAGAGGTGTCAATAATCAAAGCAGTAGAGGAAAAATTAAACAAGAAATTCGTAATCGTACAATATAGAGGGGAAGCAGATGACGACGACGTATATAGCTGGAAAGATCTACTGGAGATCGGAGAGCAGGAATCGGACGAAGAGCTGAAGGAAAGATTGAAGCAAATAGCTATCAACCAATGCTGCCTCCTTGTATACACCTCCGGCACGACTGGCGTATCCAAAGGTGTTATGGTTAACCACGATAGCATTACATGGATGGCCCGCAAAGGTACGGTACATTTAGGCATCAAACCACGGGAGTTGCGCCTTCTAAGCTACCTAACGCCCGCTCACATCGCGGCTCTTATGGTCGATTTGTACGGATCCATTGTGTCGGGTGGCGTGGTTTACTTCGCTGAGAGCAACATCTTCCGGGGCACCAATATGAAGCTCACGCTGCAGGATGTACAGCCCactttcttcttttctattccgCGAGGCTGGGAGAAGTTTTACGAATTAATCTCCCTTGAAATGAACACCGCTCCGTGGATTAAGAGAATGATTATCAATTTGGCTAGGTCAATTGGCCTTAAGGACAGTAaaatgagacagactggagaaacTAAGAGACCATTTGGGTATGGCGTTGCAGATAAAATTATCTTCCAGAAGATAAAAGAGGAACTTGGCTTGCAGCAGTGCAAGCACTTCCTTTCTGGCGCTGGTCCCATAGCACCAGAAATTGTACAATTTTTCCACAGTTTGGGAATTATTCTTTGCGAAACCTACGGACTATCTGAAACAACTGGACCACATACTGTCGGCATACCCGATGCCTTCAGGGTCGGTTCGTGCGGTCCAATAACTGACGGATATTTCACAAAAATATTAAATCCTGATGAAAAAGGAAATGGCGAAATATTGATGAATGGTCGCCACATCACCATGGGATACTTAAACAAAGAGGAGGAGACCAGGAAAACCTTGGACAGCGAAGGATGGTTATACACGGGCGACATAGGCCTACAGGACAGCGATAATTTCTTGTATGTCACCGGCCGAATCAAGCGATTGATCATCGGGGCAGGAGGATATAACATAGCCCCTGAGCCCATCGAGATGAAGGTCAAAGCTAAGCTGCCTGGAGTTAGTTTTCCAGTACTAATTGGTGACGAAAGGAAGTTCCTAACAATGATTCTTCCAATTGCGACTGATATTGACCCCACCACTGGGCTGCCCCTTGACACGCTGGCACCCGGCACTGTCAAGTGGTGCAGGGAGATAGGATCGCAGGCCAACACCATACAGGATATCCTAGAAGGACCGGATGAAaatgtaatgaaagccattcaagagGCTATAGACGAAGTTAATAAAACGGCAAGAAATAGGTTACACGTAATACAGAAGTGGGCAATTTTGCCAATGGACTTTTCCGTAATAGGGGGAGAACTGACACCGACAATGAAGGTCAGGATGGAAGTGGTTTTGAAAAAGTACCAAGATATTATTGATGACATGTACAATGTCTAagttaaaaagattatgaaaaagaaaaatacccaaaaatatattaaaaactaaaaatccgaaaaaaaaactaaaaaaattaaaatccaaaaaaaaatataaaaactggaaaaaaaatataaaaagtgaatATAAGAAAGAAATAAGGACGAAAAAGGAGAGGATAGCAGCAGGCAAACAACAAGATAGTGACTATTCTGGATATCAAGTGGATATTCTACAAGTTGAAATCAGCagagggacttcttccctctgctgactgtctgtctgtctttatagattgccttaccttgtgcaagagcccgggtcttacacaaggtaaggcattctatacagacagacagacagacagcagagggaagaagtcttacttgtGGAAGAAGTCTTACTTGTTCTAGTAAGCTTTGTCCCTtggcaaagattcacctgtactgtttctttgttaggtggacaattgcagaaaaaacaagtctgacttcttctacaatgctgtgcTCTCTTGAGAAGATTCCCCAGTGCTGCTGCATAtaacagagaaaaaatatataaacaagaaaattcccccctcccccccaaaaatacatataaactagaaaatctcccccccctcaaaaaaaaaaaaaaaaaaaaaaagatggctaaaaggaaaaaaaaatggcgactattctccatttctggatcatcatcaagtacgaggtgttcgatgtcgaacggccgtggccctctgctcaaaacttctccattcattccggtcttgagccttcttttccaactccaccatcgttagcccgcacatctccatctCTTCTTGTTACCAAAAGGATATTCCACAAGTtgaaatcagcagagggaagaagtcttacttgttctagtgagctttgtcccttgatgaagattcacttgtactgtttctttgtcaggtggacaaatgcagaagaaacaagtcttacttcttctattatgctgtgccctcttaagaagcttcccaaacggtgcatatattatagacaaaaatataaaaactggaaaatcctcctaaaaaaaaaagaaaaaaaaatcacaaaaacaagataactttcttcttttctattccgCGAGGCTGGGAGAAGTTTTACGAATTAATCTCCCTTGAAATGAACACCGCTCCGTGGATTAAGAGAATGATTATCAATTTGGCTAGGTCAATTGGCCTTAAGGACAGTAaaatgagacagactggagaaacTAAGAGACCATTTGGGTATGGCGTTGCAGATAA
Proteins encoded:
- the LOC137645527 gene encoding long-chain-fatty-acid--CoA ligase ACSBG2-like, with translation MKAIPTTEPSWLKRNWLGLLCGGAVNCLIGGLYLRKAKKRTEEGLDENRELEYDLQNALQREQDLLIMLNKKDNEISSLKQELQEINKRKEEEEEERRVKEELINIEISSLKHELQEIEKRKEEEEEERRVTEELKHSMLTRLEEMKRKAEKIKTIQEKSKRDKEQLNNEISSLKEIIREQNLRLEEDKLKMEEFKKQEKKAADRERNLQDTIHQLRANVLRMTNVLHGLKKKHLEDFSRTQELLAEVENVAFDQNAKIESLQDLEKEDETQKMESHKEEEEEEKEEKEEDEQKENDEEQESATDNDQDEREDEPEENEVKEEEKDKIEDDLTNAEMKNGPDQILPASVLKTHIRTEPVQIRVEEDDPFKPLSVPTFFKDAVEKYKDSPAMCYKEGGQWKEITYGEYYRQVNLAAKAYIKLGLKRFRAVCIFGFNSPEWYVAHLAAIHAGGIATGLYITNGVEACTEIAKDADAQIFVVESSKEVSIIKAVEEKLNKKFVIVQYRGEADDDDVYSWKDLLEIGEQESDEELKERLKQIAINQCCLLVYTSGTTGVSKGVMVNHDSITWMARKGTVHLGIKPRELRLLSYLTPAHIAALMVDLYGSIVSGGVVYFAESNIFRGTNMKLTLQDVQPTFFFSIPRGWEKFYELISLEMNTAPWIKRMIINLARSIGLKDSKMRQTGETKRPFGYGVADKIIFQKIKEELGLQQCKHFLSGAGPIAPEIVQFFHSLGIILCETYGLSETTGPHTVGIPDAFRVGSCGPITDGYFTKILNPDEKGNGEILMNGRHITMGYLNKEEETRKTLDSEGWLYTGDIGLQDSDNFLYVTGRIKRLIIGAGGYNIAPEPIEMKVKAKLPGVSFPVLIGDERKFLTMILPIATDIDPTTGLPLDTLAPGTVKWCREIGSQANTIQDILEGPDENVMKAIQEAIDEVNKTARNRLHVIQKWAILPMDFSVIGGELTPTMKVRMEVVLKKYQDIIDDMYNV